The proteins below are encoded in one region of Cucurbita pepo subsp. pepo cultivar mu-cu-16 chromosome LG10, ASM280686v2, whole genome shotgun sequence:
- the LOC111803305 gene encoding transcription repressor OFP13-like — protein sequence MANKVKKLPNFLNKSPWLWRSCSQSRTLSFRTSNDIFRTINSAYQEQEQEEENPAADMSDDDDQIEALVRGLRLRQGKRLFLELEETNSIMAAAAAAAAVAVGGNNQVPFKESVAMAMDSKEPYLDFKKSMEVMVEAHGLKDWKGMEMLLSWYLKANGKPNHDLIIGAFVDLLVDLAFASSSSSSSSSSLLYSSSSCFSCSTISSNSIEIMDDIVESECSTSFSTPATIPCLSSLFEEEEEDF from the coding sequence atgGCCAACAAAGTGAAAAAGCTTCCTAATTTTCTCAATAAATCCCCATGGCTATGGCGTTCCTGCTCCCAATCCAGAACCCTCTCTTTTCGCACCTCTAACGACATCTTCAGAACCATCAACTCAGCctaccaagaacaagaacaagaagaagaaaacccagCAGCCGACATGTCGGATGATGATGACCAAATTGAGGCCTTAGTGAGAGGGCTACGGTTAAGGCAGGGGAAGCGGCTGTTTTTGGAGCTGGAAGAGACTAATTCCAtaatggcggcggcggcggcggcggcggccgTGGCTGTGGGCGGAAACAACCAGGTTCCATTCAAGGAGAGTGTGGCAATGGCAATGGATTCAAAGGAGCCATATTTGGACTTCAAGAAGTCAATGGAGGTGATGGTGGAAGCTCATGGATTGAAGGATTGGAAAGGCATGGAAATGCTTTTGAGTTGGTATTTGAAGGCTAATGGAAAGCCTAATCATGACCTCATTATTGGAGCCTTTGTGGATTTATTGGTTGATCTTGCTTTtgcttcctcctcctcttctagttcctcctcctctcttctatactcttcttcttcgtgtTTTTCGTGTTCTACGATATCGTCAAACTCCATTGAAATTATGGACGATATTGTCGAGTCAGAGTGTAGTACTTCTTTCTCAACTCCTGCTACTATTCCTTGTCTATCTTCTTTGTtcgaagaggaggaagaagatttTTAA